The sequence below is a genomic window from Polyangiaceae bacterium.
CTTCCAGGACATGACCTTCAAGGATACGCCCCTAGGCGACGAGCGCTATAGCCACAGTGTGCTCGGAATCGAGTCGTTCTGGGACCCCTCGGCGAGCTGCGCGATTAGGGCTTTTCTCTGGGAACTAGGGGCTCTGGGAGCGCGGCATCGGATGTGCTTTGGTGTGTGAGACATGACCTCCAACACCGACTCGACGTCTGCTGATAGCTCCAGACTGTCCGGCGCGAACGCGCTGGTGCAAGCGCTCTGCGCACGCGGGGACTGGCCGCTGTTCGTCGCCGGGCGTGCCGAACGACCCAACGCGGACCTGACGGTGACCGACAAGTACACCGGGGAGCCGATCGCGAGGGTGGCGATGGCGGACGCCGCGGTGATTGAGCGCGGCATTGCCGCCTGTGCGGCGGCGGCTGAGCCCATGCGTCGCATGAAAGCCTATCAACGTCAGGCGGTCCTGGCTCACTGCGTGAAGCGTTTTCAGGAGCGCTTCGACGAGCTAGCCATGGCGCTTTGCTTGGAAGCGGGGAAGCCTATCAAGGACTCCCGCGGTGAGGTGACGCGTCTCATCGACACCTTCCGCTACGCAGCGGAAGAGGCCGTGCGCCTCGACGGTCAGGTGCTCGAGCTGGCGATCAGTGAGCGGGCCAAGGACTACACGGGCATGGTCAAGCGGGTCCCGCTTGGCCCCTGCTCTTTCATCAGTCCGTTCAACTTCCCGCTGAACCTCGCGGCGCACAAGATCGCACCGGCACTCGCGGTGGGTTGCCCCTTCGTGCTCAAGCCGGCGAGCCTCACGCCCCTCGGTGCGCTGATGATTGGTGAAATCCTTGCGGAAACAGATTTGCCCGAAGGCGCCTTCAGCGTGCTCCCGTGCCGGCGCGACGCAGCGACCGCCTTCACCGAGGACGAGCGCTTCAAGTTGCTCTCCTTCACGGGGTCCCAGGCCGTCGGTTGGGATCTGAAAGCTGC
It includes:
- a CDS encoding aldehyde dehydrogenase family protein produces the protein MTSNTDSTSADSSRLSGANALVQALCARGDWPLFVAGRAERPNADLTVTDKYTGEPIARVAMADAAVIERGIAACAAAAEPMRRMKAYQRQAVLAHCVKRFQERFDELAMALCLEAGKPIKDSRGEVTRLIDTFRYAAEEAVRLDGQVLELAISERAKDYTGMVKRVPLGPCSFISPFNFPLNLAAHKIAPALAVGCPFVLKPASLTPLGALMIGEILAETDLPEGAFSVLPCRRDAATAFTEDERFKLLSFTGSQAVGWDLKAAAGKKKVVLELGGNAACIVDENVDLEDVTNRLIVGAFYQSGQSCIGVQRIIIHESIYDELKARLIARTRALKSGDPKDPETFIGPMISEKEAQRLEGWIQAAVERGASLLCGGARKGAMLEACLLESVPRDTELYAEEAFGPVALLSRFSRFEDALAEVNDSIYGLQAGVFTRDLYRAHQAWDELDVGGVVIGDVPSWRVDHMPYGGVKDSGFGREGIRYSMEDMTEPRLMVIRTPPNA